DNA from Doryrhamphus excisus isolate RoL2022-K1 chromosome 19, RoL_Dexc_1.0, whole genome shotgun sequence:
tacttcTCTCTACTGCTGTCACACAGCAAAACACTCTTTTCATCTTACACCCCAAAATAGACTTTATGAGCAGCCACACTGCCTATATCCTGGTTAGGGTCCTCAACAGGAGTTGGGGTCTACTGTGGACTCggcacctgtcaatcacattcATAAATACATAACTGTATTTCCCCAAACAGTGGCTGCATAGTGTGCCacacattcatttgttccaaggCAGCTTTAGCTTATTTCCTCAGTCAAtataatacttttattttggcaGCGCACCGTAATGATTGGGCCAATATGAGGGAATCATAAAAGTCCGATACACAATAGCTctgatcataaaaaaaatgctccaatGAGGTGCGATTATCTGTACTGTGAAGGTGAGCAAACCAAGCGCTTATTTTTGTTGTGCTTCTGTTTCATCTTTTATTACCTTGAAAGGAGCTATAGAAGACCAAAACATAAAGATCAGTATtacttattataattattatttttgttttcacagCTTCTGCTCCACTCTTTGCTCTCATTAAACTCCCTCCGTTAATAAAgggtcagctttacagatgccattcCTAGCACGTCACACGGCGGTATGATATGAGGTGGTAACGTAAATAACTGTTGTGGGGtaaaaaagatgcattcaatggcTGAATAAAAGCCAGCAAAGAACTGAGATAGGGCGAGGGGGCCACTGTTTGGGGAAATGCAGTACTTGTGTTTGACTTCTGGGGGCTCCACGCATATTTGGTGTGAGGCTGCAGTGCATCCCACTTATCCAGCATGCTGCCCTCATTTCACACAAGAACCTCTTTTTGACTTGAAAGGTCGGGTCACGACCGGGGCGTCGTCGGCATGCGAGTGTCACGGCCGCCGAGGGGGTCAAACGAGTTCTTAGCAGCGCACAGAAAAATTCCAGAGAAGTTGAAGCGGAGTCGGCTTGGGTGTCTGCTTCATTGATCATGTGACATGGCCACACCTGGAACTCCTTCTGAGTGATTGTTTTAACACACAAgtggctttttttccccttcatcaTTTCCTGCACAGGCTAGCTGCCGTTAGCTTCCCCTGAGCCTGGCTGGCAGCTGCCGCAAACCAACTTCCTGTTGAGCTGCTTCCTGTTAGCTCGATTGCAGCTCATCGTGGCTTGTTTTTAATGAACGgccttaaaggaaaagtgcagtttttggtGTGTGGGGGCTATTTTTATCACCCACAATTTCTATGTGTTCTAAAGttataaaaacaggtaaaatgATGCAGTTAGTGAATGCACGGTCCTGGGACACACCTATTGGGCCTAGAAAGGCGGCTATTCAAAGATCTCCAAAAAGCACCAGCAAGAttttctatccatgctgtgagcatgtagtaacagctacatggatgctaacatgtcatacttggggagtatttgggggtggggggggcttccTTCCTGGGGTGCATTGatgtcacatagcaacatagaaagggaggccaaaacaaaaagctccaatatgtagcgttaaCTTTGGCTAGCGGCCTGAGGCATTGGGAGCCAGTTTGTgctgaagctagtcgctagccgccGTGGTGTGGccaggtgtcactacaccaggaaggtagttcttgggcgtaacaaTGTTCTTAAGAAGAATAACAATGTGCTTCATATGCAGCTCACGTGATGGACATGGAGTGTGTCCCGTtttgtgcattcttagctgtttttttatttgttttataccTTTTAGAAGGTAGAGAGAAGAGAAAAGCGTGTGTTtgttgggcaaaattcccctcCAAAGTTGAACTAAGCAGCCATATTGTTGATGTCATGCAAACCCAACACAGTGGATTTGGATTTTAATATCATGTGGTAAAAAGAAGATTTGACAATGTCTGGTGTAAAAAAGAAAAggatattgtaaatataaaacacTGATATTTGGACACACAAATGGGATTCAGAAATATCAAATAGTTGAATCCCATCAATCTGCTTTCTAAGCCTGTTCTCCTTTCTCTGCATCTTCCTTTTCGGTTCCCATCCCCTTTTCCGGGCTGGTAGAATATGTTGAAAtgatggtaaccattatgttcCTCCCTGACAAAACTAGGCCATCAGTTTGTCAAGGCCTCGCTCAACTgcggctgaaaaaaaaaaattgcatttttgacCTCCATGCTTCTGTTTGACTGATGTAAGCCCTTATCTGCTACTTATCACTTTCAACAGCACACGCTGGCTTAATCAGTGGCTTTCCAGCTGATTCACGGGCCGTTGTTTGTCTAATCAACCCCGGGGGGGGCAGATAGTGTCGGCCTTTCTTGTCCTGAATCGCTTATTTGCAAAGCAGCCCTTGTGcaatctttttttctgttttggagGCCGCTGCGAGTCAACTTGACACCCTCCCGTGTGTGACCCGAGAAAATGAGCGTTCAAGTACAAGTCATTGTACGAATCTTACTTCCTCCCACAGGCGTTTCAGGAAGGCCCCGAGTGAGACAGCCCAGGCCAAACCGCTTGGCATGTCTTTGATTCGGACAAAACAAAAGTGCATTTGTGCCCTTTTTGGCAGCAGAAACTTACTGACCGCCCCCCTCACATTTAATAAAAAGAACTCCATACTGCTATTGGCCATCAGTTGTAAGAAACGGCTGCAAAGTACACAGGCAAGGTCAAATTGGTGTATCAAATTAAAGCAGAAGAAACAGAGCAGTGTTTTCTTGTGTGTACAGCAGAGAAGGAGTGCTTTAAATCGCTTGTGTTTGAATCTGACATACAATCATTGACTCATATTGCAGACTGAATGTATGCTAGCATTACATTTTAAACTATTCCGTATTCTGGGATCAATACTATTACAATCACTtcgttttattttgtgtgtgtgtgagaggtaaTTTTGAACGCTTTTGTATTTTTCACCTCATTGcttatgtaataaaaaaatggggaaaaaatacatgACTTGTTATGTCATTCTTCGGCCGCTAGATGTCAGTAGTGATCGCAGAGTGGAGAGAAGGCGGTGTTTTATATTAACATTGTTCCATCACAGTCGCCGTACAGCTGCACTTGCTAGCCAGCTGGCTAGCAGCACTCTCGATTTGGACAAATTAAACCAACAAAGTATAATCTTTGCATCGCTGCTGTAAGGTAACACGTACATTTCACCGTGTTATTTCATTCCCAGCTTCCTCTGTATAAGTTTAAACGGCGAGCTGCTAGCCCCGGTGGCTAGTTAGCAAGTGGCTAACAACTCTAGCCACTAAACTTAATGACACTTCACCAGCGTCTTCCACCTTTGACAAGATTGACAACACCCGTCATGTTGCCAAATTGTGGTTTATGATGACGTTTGTTGCCGCACTTtagttttaaatgtgtttttaagttGCTGTGAATGACATATTGGCTCGAGCTAACTGCTGTGTGATGTTTGCCCGCAGCTCGTGCCATGTTTTGGACTTCCAGGATGACCGCAAACCAATGACCGGAAGAGACTTGTCATTTTTAGCAGGTTGAAGATTGAAGGTGAGTGCATCATTTTAGGATTTGAACAAATATGATAATGACATTTTTGGCGTTGCTTTGCAGGTGAGACACGGCAGGGACACTCATGCTTTCCGATGAGCTGGACTCCAAACCAGAGGTGACCCCCACCGTTTTAATACTGCAACCCCCATACCTTTCATACCTCAAGCTGTTGTATGAGAGTGTGACTGCACGTTCATGATGTTTTTAATGTTCTCCAGCTGCTGGTGCAGTTTGTCCAGAACGCTTCCATCCCTCTGGTTCAGGGTCTGGAGGACTCCGAGCCCAAACACTCCTGCCTTCCTCTGCTGGCCCCCGTTGAAAGCTCAATCTGCGGCCAGCTGGAACTAACAggttactactagtactactactacattaCTATTACTGTTCTACTACACCAATATCACTGTGCGACTACCTTACTAGCACAGTACTACTGCATTACTATCACAAGACCACTACATAACCACTGCAGTACTTATACTAAAAATGTGGTGCTCCTGttacgtagaggatctttgacaagtaaTTTGTAGTACATTCataaaaagaggaaaaactgctcctgttacatagaggatctttgagtagctcttgttttgcagtaggtttgtaagcacagcagagtgctcctgacctatagatgatctttgaataGCATTTTTTGCTGTATGCAAAacagtagaggatctttgattagtgcttttgcagtaggttctgaaaaacagcagatctCTTCTGTCATGtgaaagatctttgactagcatgtttttgcagtagattcttaGAAACAGGAAAGTGCTCCTGTcctatagatgatctttgaatagcatttttttgctgTATGCAAAacagtagaggatctttgattagtgcttttgcagtaggttctgaAAATCAGCAGAGCTCTTCTGTCATGtgaaagatctttgactagcatgtttttgcagtagattcttaGAAACAGTGCTCCtgtcctatagaggatctttgacttgcatttttccTTGGAATAGGTTCCGAAAAAGTTCTTTCAGAACTCGGGGGCGTTTCATCGGAACGAAGCCCCCTGGTGGTGCCGACGCACAATGCGCGGGCGTCCCCCAGCCCCCCGCCCATCCTCCATGACCTGCAGCAGTCAGATGGCACGTCATACGTTTTCCTCAACCTGGCTAAAAGTAATCCACAGCAGTCCCACACGCCACCCTCACCTTCACAGTGGTAACAGTCACTCTCTCTCCCAGGCATCACCACCTCTTCCGATTCCCTCATTTTTGCCGCGGACGGGGCCGGCGACGAAGAAGACGAGGGCGTGTCGTCGGGGGACTATGGCTTGGACGGCAGCGCCCCCTGGTATCTACGTGTGCAGGAACTGGCGCATGATAGCCTTATTGCGGCCACGCGGGCACAGCTGGCTCGGGACGCCAAGGCCAGTCAGGACGCCAGGGCTGCAAGCGTCGCCATAAACGGTAACCACGCTATTTGGAcatgtgacattttggaacgGCGCTAAAagctatactatatatacagtacaggtgATAAAACCTTCTATTTACGTTCTTAAAGACATAACAGCCTGCATGTCAACCTGGCTAGTATTGacatttgctgttatttttagtATTGTGGTTCAATAGTTAATGTATAGAATATGCAGATGACCCcgtgctgcactttggacacagcGGTTTCGGGAGAATGATTGATTAGATGATGCCTAATGAGATGCAATGCAAGGCTGGTGTGTAACGCTTATGACGTATTATACAATAAGCATGAGGCGCTAAATTGGCTCTTATACTATATTGCATGTCATGAGCTGATGTGCGGCGCAGCCAGCCTGTTATATCTATGACGTCATGTGCAGACTAATATTAGACGGGTGAAGAAGCCTTAAGAAGCGAGCGTGCTTCACAGGaggcatcaaaaaaaaaagaggcaagcGAGCTGAAAGGAGGTCAGAGCAGACGAGATGAAACGTGGTCTAATCAGCAGCGACTCCCGACGCTTTTCAGCCGCTCTCATCAGAGGTCTCGCCATCAAATTAAATTTGTAGCCTGATTGTTTGCACGTCTCATCACGAATGCTTAAAGCAGCTTGGAAATGTGGCTCATGTTAAACAGAAAGTATAAAAAATGTGACGGATAGCGACTAACATGGTCTCGATGTCAGCTGCGGTGTGAGAGATGATGCATCGGGTCAGGATGACAACATGTACACGTCGGTAAAAGATGTCCCAATGACCTTTACCGTCCTTTCCTCATCCTCCTAGTTCTGGAAAATTCTCCTACCTTACTTCCGTTATGCTAAAACCTTTACGTCAACGTGAAAAAATGAATTCCTGGACCATAAATCCCTCCTTTATGGAGCTTAAAtgcttccagacccaactaTGATGACTCAGCATCCCTTATTTACACATGGGATGTTTTCATAGTCACAGCATAGAAACCctgcttaccaccttctaaatgcacataacataacattgtagagtcctctaaacatgaaataacacccctatagtcaactttacactcccattacccaatacagtagtgacaataacagaaaataagaccatGCATGGCAAACCTACAGCATATACAACCTCTTAAGTATGTTTTTAGATCAATAAAgatatgtttattatatatttgacatatattattccttctAGATTGGAATAACATGCATCCCATTATGTGCCATGTGCGTGTCTGGCATTGCTTTCGGCACCTTGGCACGTTTGTTCcacagaacaacggcatgaagggtgtgagacctcttgtcagttATACTGTCTTTGTTTTGGTGGCTGCTGCCATACagtgtaacatagtagaaatatttttaatagtCCTTTTCTTCCAAGTAAGGTTAAAATGCCATCTTGTGAGTGCCATGTGACAGCCCTATGAAGTACATGAAGGGTGCATCTATGCTACGTCACGTAGAAGCCACCAATATGCTCTGTTTGGTCAAGGAGAtgcctttccactttctcatgcattccaaatcattattgaagtggaaaaaaaatgtagattgAGGAAGCAATGAAGATCTGTTTCCAACAGCAGCGGCTAAATAAAGAGCCAGGCTGAGATTCGAGTGTAGACGGTGGTTAAAGGTGAGAAGTGATGTCCTGCTACGTTGTTTAGCGGCAGGCTATGGCTTTTAGGCCCATTGCCGCCGGCATGCCTCGCGCCTAATTGGAGCAGTCAAAGCTTGGGAGACTTGCTCAGCTTGTCTCGTTTCGCCGCTGCGGTCCAGCAGGCGTCCATCAGCCGCCCGCCATTAGCTCTGTTAACAGCCCACCCCTCAGGGAGCAACCACCTGGCACCCCACTTTTTCTTCACTTTTTACCCCTCACTGCACTCCTTCTCTGTGTTTCCTAGGCAACCACACGCCACCGTCAGAAGGGGACAAGCGAGAGGCGCAGCCGGCGCCGCCTCCGCCGCCTCGGACCGGGCGTCCCCTCGCCAGGCAGGTGCTCCGCTGCTCGTTTGAAGGCTGCTGTCGAACCTTCACCTGGCCCGCCCACCTCAAGTACCACCTGAAAACACACAGGTGAACATCAAATGGTAGTTTTACTCGTGTAGAACTACAGGTGGCCATCTTTTGTGGTGCAGCATTGTTGATACACGTTTGAACAACACTTACATTCTAAAATAATGAAGCCACTTGTATAAAAGTGTCACGCTTAAGGTATTTGTAAAAGATCACATCATATCCCTGATCATGATGGAAGGCCGGACCCCCAACTTCCAGGcaaaacatgatttaaaaaaaaaaatggaattattTGTCAATAACTACAACACATCTATTAAGataatatacattttggaaataacggccattattccaaaaataatttACAGTTAGAAGTATAATgtacagtttttgcatgtttgacgCTTAAGGCGACTTGTCCCAGTGTCGACGGTCCGTGAACGCAGCATCTAATTATCTCCCACCTGTACTGGTGGACTGCTATACCgcgtttttagcctttttctttcacgtcttatttgctcccaaatgcggACACTATGAATGAAAGCATAAAGGTAAGCTTTTAagagtgctaatgtgctaatgttcTTCTCTGAAGGAGTCCAGGCTCGTAgtcgtactggtggatggtggctctgtattcattcattcatttattcatcaagTGCTTTTCGTTTTATGTTCTTCCTGTCTTAGCTGTACACaatatatcaaaaataaaatcaattagaTGACTTTAATGTACGCATGTTTTGCTGAGGTGATGAAAATCTTTTCAAGTGACgcgatgctaatgctagcgatgctaatgctagttaGCGCTAGTCTGGTTTCAGTTACGCTACGGAGTCAACTGAGCATGCGCGACAGGCCTTTCGGCGGCAGCCCAGGCTCTCGCGTTGTTATAGAGGCAGACTGTCAAGTGGTTGCTACGATCTTTTAGCTATGTGTAGATCGATAGTCAAATGTCGATACTTC
Protein-coding regions in this window:
- the znf410 gene encoding zinc finger protein 410, translated to MLSDELDSKPELLVQFVQNASIPLVQGLEDSEPKHSCLPLLAPVESSICGQLELTGSEKVLSELGGVSSERSPLVVPTHNARASPSPPPILHDLQQSDGTSYVFLNLAKSITTSSDSLIFAADGAGDEEDEGVSSGDYGLDGSAPWYLRVQELAHDSLIAATRAQLARDAKASQDARAASVAINGNHTPPSEGDKREAQPAPPPPPRTGRPLARQVLRCSFEGCCRTFTWPAHLKYHLKTHRNDRMFRCGAEGCGKSFYVLQRLQVHMRTHNGEKPFICKEKNCGKKFTTAGNLKNHRRVHTGEKPFLCEADGCGRSFAEYSSLRKHMLVHSGEKPHHCGICGKTFSQSGSRNVHIRRRHGEEGLAAESREAGEALTHSSLLEADDDDNNGDGMVAMTTGMQPVSLHHAMLRSPGPADSVVVLSPPHELVTMTTEGATYGDVVTLL